Within Thermococcus celer Vu 13 = JCM 8558, the genomic segment GGCTACTGGAAGACGGTCCATACGGCCCTTGCCGTCCTGTTTGCGATACTGCTGGCGGTGCACCTCGCAATCGGGGATTGACTTCGATGAGGCTCCCTTCATAGAATCCTTTTAAATTCCCATGAGTTCCGTTATTCGGGGGTGAGGGTATGGACGAGCTCGAGATGATACGGAGAAAGAAGATGCTTGAACTCATGAAGAGGGCGGGAATGATCGAGGAGAAGCCAAAGGGGCCCAAAGTCGTCATCGAAGTTATAACGTCGCCCGGCTGTCCTTACTGCCCGATAGCCTGGGCAATGGCTCAGGAACTCGAGAGGAAATACAAAGGGGTCGTGGCGAGGGAACTGAGCGTTGCGACGCCGGAAGGCCGGAGGAAGGCGATGGAGCACAACATCCTTGGAACGCCGACGATACTCATAGACAACCGCGTGGAGTTCGTGGGGGTGCCTAACTTCGGGGAGTTCGAAAGGCGGGTGAGGGAAAAGCTTGGCCTAAGGTGACGCCCCCGAGAGAACCCAGAGGCCTATGGCCACCAGCAGGGCTCCGGCCACAACCGAGAGCTCCCTGCTCCTCCTCACCATCGCCTGGGAAAAGCGCTTGCTC encodes:
- a CDS encoding thioredoxin family protein, whose protein sequence is MDELEMIRRKKMLELMKRAGMIEEKPKGPKVVIEVITSPGCPYCPIAWAMAQELERKYKGVVARELSVATPEGRRKAMEHNILGTPTILIDNRVEFVGVPNFGEFERRVREKLGLR